One genomic segment of Hordeum vulgare subsp. vulgare chromosome 2H, MorexV3_pseudomolecules_assembly, whole genome shotgun sequence includes these proteins:
- the LOC123425431 gene encoding thaumatin-like protein 1 — protein MGLPRCIAVIVLLLISWREGEAAMFTFVNRCAYTVWPGVLSNAGTARLGTTGFELPPGASRAVPAPSAWSGRLWARTGCAQDGASGRLVCATGDCGSGTAECAGAGAAPPATLAEFTLDGTGGLDFYDVSLVDGYNLPVLVEPSSGERPGGASSAGSCASAGCAADLNAMCPAELRSGGGAACRSACDAFGRPEYCCSGMYANPGTCRPTSYSQVFKMACPRSYSYAFDDPTSTFTCAGGPDYTVTFCPGATPSQKSTTVPAATTTPTQTSPLPTTVPRTETPTTTVPGTDTPAMMPGMTFTDANQGSMPMPMGGEVGTGGGGGIQGQGVILGGASSDAWLANMATGDVTGAAAAPRAAASAARLVAAPLALLALHLLR, from the exons ATGGGGTTGCCGAGATGTATCGCCGTCATTGTGCTCCTTTTGATTTCATGGAGAG AGGGGGAGGCGGCAATGTTCACGTTCGTCAACCGGTGCGCATACACGGTGTGGCCAGGCGTCCTGTCGAACGCCGGCACCGCGCGGCTCGGCACCACGGGGTTCGAGCTCCCGCCGGGCGCGTCGCGCGCGGTGCCGGCGCCCTCTGCCTGGTCCGGCCGTCTCTGGGCCCGCACCGGATGCGCGCAGGACGGCGCGTCAGGGCGGCTCGTCTGCGCCACCGGCGACTGCGGCTCCGGCACGGCCGagtgcgccggcgccggcgcggcgCCCCCCGCGACGCTGGCCGAGTTCACGCTCGACGGGACGGGCGGGCTGGACTTCTACGACGTCAGCCTTGTGGACGGGTACAACCTGCCTGTGCTGGTGGAGCCGTCCTCCGGAGAGCGCCCCGGCGGCGCGTCGAGCGCCGGGTCTTGCGCGTCGGCGGGGTGCGCGGCGGACCTGAACGCGATGTGCCCCGCCGAGCTCCGgtccggcggcggcgcggcctGCCGGAGCGCGTGCGACGCGTTCGGGCGGCCCGAGTACTGCTGCAGCGGCATGTACGCCAACCCCGGGACATGCCGGCCGACGTCCTACTCTCAGGTGTTCAAGATGGCGTGCCCGCGCTCCTACAGCTACGCCTTCGACGAccccacctccaccttcacctgCGCCGGCGGCCCCGACTACACCGTCACCTTCTGCCCCGGCGCCACCCCGAG TCAGAAGTCCACCACGGTGCCGGCGGCCACGACGACGCCGACGCAAACGAGCCCCCTGCCgacgacggtgccgcggacggAGACGCCGACGACGACGGTGCCCGGGACGGATACGCCGGCTATGATGCCGGGGATGACGTTCACGGATGCCAACCAGGGCAGCATGCCGATGCCGATGGGCGGCGAGGTCGGCactggcggtggcggcggcatcCAGGGGCAGGGCGTCATCCTCGGGGGCGCAAGCAGCGACGCCTGGCTCGCCAACATGGCCACCGGCGACGTGACGGGTGCGGCAGCGGCACCACGCGCGGCAGCCTCCGCCGCTCGGCTAGTCGCCGCGCCATTGGCGTTGCTCGCGCTCCATCTGCTGCGATAG